The following are encoded in a window of Anopheles gambiae chromosome X, idAnoGambNW_F1_1, whole genome shotgun sequence genomic DNA:
- the LOC1272058 gene encoding leucine-rich repeat flightless-interacting protein 2 isoform X3: MLLDWRGACASRSHTVQSIRAPTPPPSTGPGGIHRGVPAPTATPPPPAHTTSTFIFCISSFLGLLDQQEQQQKRTTNSSNTSNTTPHTTGSTAGGGRMESPSAGGRRRGNSRINAEDQALDQIAKEAEARLAARRQARAEAREIRMRELERQQKELEQTADRVFDLQQQSIGLSEPATALVATTPRSSRILAQNAVTRGSALSSRRNSEDSLEEEARSLRDLRHELKEVEERFRKAMIANAQLDNERSSLNYQIQLLKDKLEEVEESHSQLQREYREKCRDREALKRNNDKLSEELKLVQGQLQERDALIEQHGLVIVTVENEDGTDAHRALVTADNAQLLKSVPGSLDVRLKKFAAEKQELQTELQSLQQQLNDIKSKGRRYTSMNGSLVDDDYEDAQREANKLITEYKYKLQKAEQEIANLQASLARSETQVIRYKSTAEAAEKAESDLKIERRKLQRENREAMDRLEELETSNNHLLKRLDKLKNVKSNILKDI, translated from the exons ATGTTACTGGACTGGCGGGGTGCGTGCGCCAGTCGTTCCCATACCGTGCAGAGTATTCgtgcaccaacaccaccaccatcaaccgGCCCCGGTGGCATACACCGCGGCGTACCAGCGCCAACAGcaacaccgccaccaccagcgcACACGACTTCAACATTTATCTTTTGCATTTCGTCATTTCTTGGCCTACTCGATCAGCAGGAGCAACAACAGAAACGCACCACCAACAGTAGTAACACGAGTAACACGACGCCACACACCACCGGTAGTACAGCAGGCGGCGGCAGGATGGAGAGCCCGAGTGCCGGCGGCAGGCGTCGCGGCAATTCGCGCATCAATGCCGAAGATCAGGCGCTCGATCAGATCGCAAAGGAG gccGAGGCACGATTAGCGGCACGGCGCCAGGCCCGTGCGGAGGCGCGCGAGATACGCATGCGCGAGCTGGAGCGGCAGCAGAAGGAGCTGGAGCAGACGGCGGACCGGGTGTTCGatctgcagcagcagtcgaTCGGGCTGTCCGAGCCGGCGACCGCGCTGGTCGCGACGACGCCCCGGTCGAGCCGCATCCTGGCGCAGAATGCGGTGACGCGCGGCAGCGCCCTGTCGTCGCGCCGGAACAGCGAGGACTCGCTGGAGGAGGAAGCCCGCAGCCTTCGCGACCTACGGCACGAGCTGAAG GAAGTGGAGGAGCGCTTCCGGAAGGCGATGATTGCGAACGCCCAGCTCGACAACGAGCGGTCCTCGCTCAACTACCAGATACAGCTGCTGAAGGACAAGctggaggaggtggaggagtCCCACTCGCAGCTGCAGCGCGAGTACCGGGAGAAGTGCCGCGACCGGGAGGCGCTCAAGCGCAACAACGACAAGCTGAGCGAGGAGCTGAAGCTCGTCCAGGGCCAGCTGCAGGAGCGGGACGCACTGATCGAGCAGCACGGGCTGGTCATAGTCACGGTGGAGAACGAGGACGGTACCGATGCGCACCGCGCCCTAGTCACAGCGGATAACGCGCAGCTGCTCAAATCCGTGCCCGGTTCCCTTG ACGTAAGACTGAAAAAGTTTGCGGCCGAAAAGCAGGAGCTGCAGACGGAGCTGCAgtcgctgcagcagcagctgaacgATATTAAGAGCAAGGGCCGGCGGTACACCTCCATGAACGGTTCGCTCGTCGATGACGATTACGAGGATGCGCAGC GCGAAGCCAACAAGCTGATCACCGAGTATAAATACAAGCTGCAGAAGGCGGAGCAGGAGATCGCGAACCTGCAGGCCAGCCTGGCCCGCTCGGAAACGCAGGTGATCCGGTACAAGAGCACGGCCGAGGCGGCTGAGAAGGCCGAGAGCGATCTGAAGATCGAGCGAAGAAAGCTGCAGCGCGAG
- the LOC1272058 gene encoding leucine-rich repeat flightless-interacting protein 2 isoform X1, with product MLLDWRGACASRSHTVQSIRAPTPPPSTGPGGIHRGVPAPTATPPPPAHTTSTFIFCISSFLGLLDQQEQQQKRTTNSSNTSNTTPHTTGSTAGGGRMESPSAGGRRRGNSRINAEDQALDQIAKEGSSIRSDSYHDSSSLQDPDDGGAAIIQQQQQQQQYQHGGYEPHRQYHRLSVSHTGDEFSSEEDEAFVELLERASDIAEARLAARRQARAEAREIRMRELERQQKELEQTADRVFDLQQQSIGLSEPATALVATTPRSSRILAQNAVTRGSALSSRRNSEDSLEEEARSLRDLRHELKEVEERFRKAMIANAQLDNERSSLNYQIQLLKDKLEEVEESHSQLQREYREKCRDREALKRNNDKLSEELKLVQGQLQERDALIEQHGLVIVTVENEDGTDAHRALVTADNAQLLKSVPGSLDVRLKKFAAEKQELQTELQSLQQQLNDIKSKGRRYTSMNGSLVDDDYEDAQREANKLITEYKYKLQKAEQEIANLQASLARSETQVIRYKSTAEAAEKAESDLKIERRKLQRENREAMDRLEELETSNNHLLKRLDKLKNVKSNILKDI from the exons ATGTTACTGGACTGGCGGGGTGCGTGCGCCAGTCGTTCCCATACCGTGCAGAGTATTCgtgcaccaacaccaccaccatcaaccgGCCCCGGTGGCATACACCGCGGCGTACCAGCGCCAACAGcaacaccgccaccaccagcgcACACGACTTCAACATTTATCTTTTGCATTTCGTCATTTCTTGGCCTACTCGATCAGCAGGAGCAACAACAGAAACGCACCACCAACAGTAGTAACACGAGTAACACGACGCCACACACCACCGGTAGTACAGCAGGCGGCGGCAGGATGGAGAGCCCGAGTGCCGGCGGCAGGCGTCGCGGCAATTCGCGCATCAATGCCGAAGATCAGGCGCTCGATCAGATCGCAAAGGAG GGCAGCAGCATCCGGAGCGACAGCTACCACGATTCGTCCTCGCTGCAGGACCCGGACGATGGGGGGGCGGCGatcatccagcagcagcagcagcagcagcagtaccagcaCGGCGGCTACGAACCGCACCGGCAGTACCATCGGCTGTCCGTGTCGCACACCGGCGACGAGTTCAGCTCCGAGGAGGATGAAGCGTTCGTCGAGCTGCTCGAGCGGGCCAGCGACATT gccGAGGCACGATTAGCGGCACGGCGCCAGGCCCGTGCGGAGGCGCGCGAGATACGCATGCGCGAGCTGGAGCGGCAGCAGAAGGAGCTGGAGCAGACGGCGGACCGGGTGTTCGatctgcagcagcagtcgaTCGGGCTGTCCGAGCCGGCGACCGCGCTGGTCGCGACGACGCCCCGGTCGAGCCGCATCCTGGCGCAGAATGCGGTGACGCGCGGCAGCGCCCTGTCGTCGCGCCGGAACAGCGAGGACTCGCTGGAGGAGGAAGCCCGCAGCCTTCGCGACCTACGGCACGAGCTGAAG GAAGTGGAGGAGCGCTTCCGGAAGGCGATGATTGCGAACGCCCAGCTCGACAACGAGCGGTCCTCGCTCAACTACCAGATACAGCTGCTGAAGGACAAGctggaggaggtggaggagtCCCACTCGCAGCTGCAGCGCGAGTACCGGGAGAAGTGCCGCGACCGGGAGGCGCTCAAGCGCAACAACGACAAGCTGAGCGAGGAGCTGAAGCTCGTCCAGGGCCAGCTGCAGGAGCGGGACGCACTGATCGAGCAGCACGGGCTGGTCATAGTCACGGTGGAGAACGAGGACGGTACCGATGCGCACCGCGCCCTAGTCACAGCGGATAACGCGCAGCTGCTCAAATCCGTGCCCGGTTCCCTTG ACGTAAGACTGAAAAAGTTTGCGGCCGAAAAGCAGGAGCTGCAGACGGAGCTGCAgtcgctgcagcagcagctgaacgATATTAAGAGCAAGGGCCGGCGGTACACCTCCATGAACGGTTCGCTCGTCGATGACGATTACGAGGATGCGCAGC GCGAAGCCAACAAGCTGATCACCGAGTATAAATACAAGCTGCAGAAGGCGGAGCAGGAGATCGCGAACCTGCAGGCCAGCCTGGCCCGCTCGGAAACGCAGGTGATCCGGTACAAGAGCACGGCCGAGGCGGCTGAGAAGGCCGAGAGCGATCTGAAGATCGAGCGAAGAAAGCTGCAGCGCGAG
- the LOC1272058 gene encoding leucine-rich repeat flightless-interacting protein 2 isoform X2: MGHRRKRNNEQQQKRTTNSSNTSNTTPHTTGSTAGGGRMESPSAGGRRRGNSRINAEDQALDQIAKEGSSIRSDSYHDSSSLQDPDDGGAAIIQQQQQQQQYQHGGYEPHRQYHRLSVSHTGDEFSSEEDEAFVELLERASDIAEARLAARRQARAEAREIRMRELERQQKELEQTADRVFDLQQQSIGLSEPATALVATTPRSSRILAQNAVTRGSALSSRRNSEDSLEEEARSLRDLRHELKEVEERFRKAMIANAQLDNERSSLNYQIQLLKDKLEEVEESHSQLQREYREKCRDREALKRNNDKLSEELKLVQGQLQERDALIEQHGLVIVTVENEDGTDAHRALVTADNAQLLKSVPGSLDVRLKKFAAEKQELQTELQSLQQQLNDIKSKGRRYTSMNGSLVDDDYEDAQREANKLITEYKYKLQKAEQEIANLQASLARSETQVIRYKSTAEAAEKAESDLKIERRKLQRENREAMDRLEELETSNNHLLKRLDKLKNVKSNILKDI; the protein is encoded by the exons ATGGGTCATCGAAGAAAGCGTAATAAT GAGCAACAACAGAAACGCACCACCAACAGTAGTAACACGAGTAACACGACGCCACACACCACCGGTAGTACAGCAGGCGGCGGCAGGATGGAGAGCCCGAGTGCCGGCGGCAGGCGTCGCGGCAATTCGCGCATCAATGCCGAAGATCAGGCGCTCGATCAGATCGCAAAGGAG GGCAGCAGCATCCGGAGCGACAGCTACCACGATTCGTCCTCGCTGCAGGACCCGGACGATGGGGGGGCGGCGatcatccagcagcagcagcagcagcagcagtaccagcaCGGCGGCTACGAACCGCACCGGCAGTACCATCGGCTGTCCGTGTCGCACACCGGCGACGAGTTCAGCTCCGAGGAGGATGAAGCGTTCGTCGAGCTGCTCGAGCGGGCCAGCGACATT gccGAGGCACGATTAGCGGCACGGCGCCAGGCCCGTGCGGAGGCGCGCGAGATACGCATGCGCGAGCTGGAGCGGCAGCAGAAGGAGCTGGAGCAGACGGCGGACCGGGTGTTCGatctgcagcagcagtcgaTCGGGCTGTCCGAGCCGGCGACCGCGCTGGTCGCGACGACGCCCCGGTCGAGCCGCATCCTGGCGCAGAATGCGGTGACGCGCGGCAGCGCCCTGTCGTCGCGCCGGAACAGCGAGGACTCGCTGGAGGAGGAAGCCCGCAGCCTTCGCGACCTACGGCACGAGCTGAAG GAAGTGGAGGAGCGCTTCCGGAAGGCGATGATTGCGAACGCCCAGCTCGACAACGAGCGGTCCTCGCTCAACTACCAGATACAGCTGCTGAAGGACAAGctggaggaggtggaggagtCCCACTCGCAGCTGCAGCGCGAGTACCGGGAGAAGTGCCGCGACCGGGAGGCGCTCAAGCGCAACAACGACAAGCTGAGCGAGGAGCTGAAGCTCGTCCAGGGCCAGCTGCAGGAGCGGGACGCACTGATCGAGCAGCACGGGCTGGTCATAGTCACGGTGGAGAACGAGGACGGTACCGATGCGCACCGCGCCCTAGTCACAGCGGATAACGCGCAGCTGCTCAAATCCGTGCCCGGTTCCCTTG ACGTAAGACTGAAAAAGTTTGCGGCCGAAAAGCAGGAGCTGCAGACGGAGCTGCAgtcgctgcagcagcagctgaacgATATTAAGAGCAAGGGCCGGCGGTACACCTCCATGAACGGTTCGCTCGTCGATGACGATTACGAGGATGCGCAGC GCGAAGCCAACAAGCTGATCACCGAGTATAAATACAAGCTGCAGAAGGCGGAGCAGGAGATCGCGAACCTGCAGGCCAGCCTGGCCCGCTCGGAAACGCAGGTGATCCGGTACAAGAGCACGGCCGAGGCGGCTGAGAAGGCCGAGAGCGATCTGAAGATCGAGCGAAGAAAGCTGCAGCGCGAG
- the LOC1272058 gene encoding leucine-rich repeat flightless-interacting protein 2 isoform X5, which translates to MVQLKPQQTSLASKLVVQHQQCGPSLSDCLELEAAGQPKGLAIKGTWRYAEARLAARRQARAEAREIRMRELERQQKELEQTADRVFDLQQQSIGLSEPATALVATTPRSSRILAQNAVTRGSALSSRRNSEDSLEEEARSLRDLRHELKEVEERFRKAMIANAQLDNERSSLNYQIQLLKDKLEEVEESHSQLQREYREKCRDREALKRNNDKLSEELKLVQGQLQERDALIEQHGLVIVTVENEDGTDAHRALVTADNAQLLKSVPGSLDVRLKKFAAEKQELQTELQSLQQQLNDIKSKGRRYTSMNGSLVDDDYEDAQREANKLITEYKYKLQKAEQEIANLQASLARSETQVIRYKSTAEAAEKAESDLKIERRKLQRENREAMDRLEELETSNNHLLKRLDKLKNVKSNILKDI; encoded by the exons ATGGTTCAGCTAAAGCCGCAGCAAACGTCGCTCGCCAgcaagctggtggtgcagcaTCAACAGTGCGGACCGTCGCTGAGCGACTGTCTCGAGCTGGAGGCTGCCGGTCAGCCGAAAGGATTAGCCATCAAGGGAACCTGGCGCTAC gccGAGGCACGATTAGCGGCACGGCGCCAGGCCCGTGCGGAGGCGCGCGAGATACGCATGCGCGAGCTGGAGCGGCAGCAGAAGGAGCTGGAGCAGACGGCGGACCGGGTGTTCGatctgcagcagcagtcgaTCGGGCTGTCCGAGCCGGCGACCGCGCTGGTCGCGACGACGCCCCGGTCGAGCCGCATCCTGGCGCAGAATGCGGTGACGCGCGGCAGCGCCCTGTCGTCGCGCCGGAACAGCGAGGACTCGCTGGAGGAGGAAGCCCGCAGCCTTCGCGACCTACGGCACGAGCTGAAG GAAGTGGAGGAGCGCTTCCGGAAGGCGATGATTGCGAACGCCCAGCTCGACAACGAGCGGTCCTCGCTCAACTACCAGATACAGCTGCTGAAGGACAAGctggaggaggtggaggagtCCCACTCGCAGCTGCAGCGCGAGTACCGGGAGAAGTGCCGCGACCGGGAGGCGCTCAAGCGCAACAACGACAAGCTGAGCGAGGAGCTGAAGCTCGTCCAGGGCCAGCTGCAGGAGCGGGACGCACTGATCGAGCAGCACGGGCTGGTCATAGTCACGGTGGAGAACGAGGACGGTACCGATGCGCACCGCGCCCTAGTCACAGCGGATAACGCGCAGCTGCTCAAATCCGTGCCCGGTTCCCTTG ACGTAAGACTGAAAAAGTTTGCGGCCGAAAAGCAGGAGCTGCAGACGGAGCTGCAgtcgctgcagcagcagctgaacgATATTAAGAGCAAGGGCCGGCGGTACACCTCCATGAACGGTTCGCTCGTCGATGACGATTACGAGGATGCGCAGC GCGAAGCCAACAAGCTGATCACCGAGTATAAATACAAGCTGCAGAAGGCGGAGCAGGAGATCGCGAACCTGCAGGCCAGCCTGGCCCGCTCGGAAACGCAGGTGATCCGGTACAAGAGCACGGCCGAGGCGGCTGAGAAGGCCGAGAGCGATCTGAAGATCGAGCGAAGAAAGCTGCAGCGCGAG
- the LOC1272058 gene encoding leucine-rich repeat flightless-interacting protein 2 isoform X4, whose product MVQLKPQQTSLASKLVVQHQQCGPSLSDCLELEAAGQPKGLAIKGTWRYGSSIRSDSYHDSSSLQDPDDGGAAIIQQQQQQQQYQHGGYEPHRQYHRLSVSHTGDEFSSEEDEAFVELLERASDIAEARLAARRQARAEAREIRMRELERQQKELEQTADRVFDLQQQSIGLSEPATALVATTPRSSRILAQNAVTRGSALSSRRNSEDSLEEEARSLRDLRHELKEVEERFRKAMIANAQLDNERSSLNYQIQLLKDKLEEVEESHSQLQREYREKCRDREALKRNNDKLSEELKLVQGQLQERDALIEQHGLVIVTVENEDGTDAHRALVTADNAQLLKSVPGSLDVRLKKFAAEKQELQTELQSLQQQLNDIKSKGRRYTSMNGSLVDDDYEDAQREANKLITEYKYKLQKAEQEIANLQASLARSETQVIRYKSTAEAAEKAESDLKIERRKLQRENREAMDRLEELETSNNHLLKRLDKLKNVKSNILKDI is encoded by the exons ATGGTTCAGCTAAAGCCGCAGCAAACGTCGCTCGCCAgcaagctggtggtgcagcaTCAACAGTGCGGACCGTCGCTGAGCGACTGTCTCGAGCTGGAGGCTGCCGGTCAGCCGAAAGGATTAGCCATCAAGGGAACCTGGCGCTAC GGCAGCAGCATCCGGAGCGACAGCTACCACGATTCGTCCTCGCTGCAGGACCCGGACGATGGGGGGGCGGCGatcatccagcagcagcagcagcagcagcagtaccagcaCGGCGGCTACGAACCGCACCGGCAGTACCATCGGCTGTCCGTGTCGCACACCGGCGACGAGTTCAGCTCCGAGGAGGATGAAGCGTTCGTCGAGCTGCTCGAGCGGGCCAGCGACATT gccGAGGCACGATTAGCGGCACGGCGCCAGGCCCGTGCGGAGGCGCGCGAGATACGCATGCGCGAGCTGGAGCGGCAGCAGAAGGAGCTGGAGCAGACGGCGGACCGGGTGTTCGatctgcagcagcagtcgaTCGGGCTGTCCGAGCCGGCGACCGCGCTGGTCGCGACGACGCCCCGGTCGAGCCGCATCCTGGCGCAGAATGCGGTGACGCGCGGCAGCGCCCTGTCGTCGCGCCGGAACAGCGAGGACTCGCTGGAGGAGGAAGCCCGCAGCCTTCGCGACCTACGGCACGAGCTGAAG GAAGTGGAGGAGCGCTTCCGGAAGGCGATGATTGCGAACGCCCAGCTCGACAACGAGCGGTCCTCGCTCAACTACCAGATACAGCTGCTGAAGGACAAGctggaggaggtggaggagtCCCACTCGCAGCTGCAGCGCGAGTACCGGGAGAAGTGCCGCGACCGGGAGGCGCTCAAGCGCAACAACGACAAGCTGAGCGAGGAGCTGAAGCTCGTCCAGGGCCAGCTGCAGGAGCGGGACGCACTGATCGAGCAGCACGGGCTGGTCATAGTCACGGTGGAGAACGAGGACGGTACCGATGCGCACCGCGCCCTAGTCACAGCGGATAACGCGCAGCTGCTCAAATCCGTGCCCGGTTCCCTTG ACGTAAGACTGAAAAAGTTTGCGGCCGAAAAGCAGGAGCTGCAGACGGAGCTGCAgtcgctgcagcagcagctgaacgATATTAAGAGCAAGGGCCGGCGGTACACCTCCATGAACGGTTCGCTCGTCGATGACGATTACGAGGATGCGCAGC GCGAAGCCAACAAGCTGATCACCGAGTATAAATACAAGCTGCAGAAGGCGGAGCAGGAGATCGCGAACCTGCAGGCCAGCCTGGCCCGCTCGGAAACGCAGGTGATCCGGTACAAGAGCACGGCCGAGGCGGCTGAGAAGGCCGAGAGCGATCTGAAGATCGAGCGAAGAAAGCTGCAGCGCGAG